A stretch of the Meles meles chromosome 19, mMelMel3.1 paternal haplotype, whole genome shotgun sequence genome encodes the following:
- the LOC123931902 gene encoding zinc finger protein 211-like, producing the protein MLVAAPKDSAECGVTFEDVAVYFSWKEWRLLDEAQRRLYHHVMLENFALVSSLGSSVESGSVAFFMAEYSCTDSIPSLEFELTILRSRVGCSTS; encoded by the exons ATGTTGGTGGCCGCGCCCAAGGACTCGGCTGAG TGTGGTGTGACCTTTGAGGACGTGGCCGTGTACTTCTCCTGGAAGGAGTGGAGGCTTCTTGATGAGGCGCAGAGACGGCTGTACCACCATGTGATGCTGGAGAACTTTGCACTTGTATCGTCACTGG gttcGTCTGTGGAAAGTGGCAGTGTtgccttttttatggctgaatattccTGCACAG ACTCCATACCCAGTCTGGAGTTTGAACttaccatcctgagatcaagagttggatgctctaccagctaa